A part of Pararoseomonas sp. SCSIO 73927 genomic DNA contains:
- a CDS encoding CaiB/BaiF CoA-transferase family protein, giving the protein MLDAPNPAETGTAAGALSRFTVLDLTRVRSGPTCVRQLADWGAKVIKIEMPEGLDQGDPMGGPRGGPDFQNLHRNKRGLTLNLKSPEGVEILKKLAEKADVVVENFRPDVKDRLGIGYEDLAKVNPRLVYASISGFGQDGPYAGRPGFDQIAQGMGGLMSITGLPGQGPVRVGIPIADLCAGLFAAQGIMVALLEREVSGKGQWVQTSLLQAQAFMLDFQAARWLQAGEVPKQAGNNHPTSIPTGVFKTRDGHINIAATGNAIWKRFAIAAGAPEWLEDPRFKDAGSRSDNRDALNALIDAKIAERTSEEWVMALNEAGVPAGPIYSIDQMFGDEQVKHLGIATTLDDGAKSQTYVAQPFTLSRTPSRIVSHPPAIGEHSAEIMAEMGLPEDEIAGLKSRQVI; this is encoded by the coding sequence ATGCTCGACGCCCCGAACCCCGCCGAGACGGGAACCGCCGCCGGCGCCCTCTCCCGCTTCACCGTGCTCGATCTCACCCGCGTCCGCTCCGGCCCTACCTGCGTCCGCCAGCTGGCGGACTGGGGCGCGAAGGTGATCAAGATCGAGATGCCCGAGGGGCTGGACCAGGGCGATCCGATGGGCGGCCCGCGCGGCGGCCCGGACTTCCAGAACCTGCACCGCAACAAGCGCGGCCTGACGCTGAACCTGAAGTCGCCCGAGGGCGTCGAGATCCTGAAGAAGCTTGCCGAAAAGGCCGACGTGGTGGTGGAGAACTTCCGCCCGGACGTGAAGGACCGGCTGGGCATCGGCTACGAGGATCTGGCGAAGGTGAACCCGCGCCTCGTCTACGCCTCCATCTCCGGCTTCGGGCAGGACGGGCCCTACGCCGGCCGCCCCGGCTTCGATCAGATCGCGCAGGGCATGGGCGGGCTGATGTCCATCACCGGCCTGCCCGGCCAGGGCCCGGTGCGCGTGGGCATCCCCATCGCCGACCTCTGCGCCGGGCTGTTTGCCGCGCAGGGCATCATGGTCGCGCTGCTGGAGCGCGAGGTGTCGGGCAAGGGGCAGTGGGTGCAGACCTCCCTGCTGCAGGCCCAGGCCTTCATGCTGGACTTCCAGGCCGCGCGCTGGCTGCAGGCCGGCGAGGTGCCGAAGCAGGCCGGCAACAACCACCCGACCAGCATCCCCACCGGGGTGTTCAAGACCAGGGACGGCCACATCAACATCGCGGCCACCGGCAACGCCATCTGGAAGCGTTTCGCGATTGCCGCCGGCGCGCCGGAATGGCTGGAAGACCCGCGCTTCAAGGATGCCGGCTCCCGCTCCGACAACCGCGACGCGCTGAACGCCCTGATCGACGCGAAGATCGCCGAGCGCACGAGCGAGGAGTGGGTGATGGCGCTGAACGAGGCGGGGGTGCCGGCGGGGCCGATCTACTCCATCGATCAGATGTTCGGGGACGAGCAGGTGAAGCATCTGGGTATCGCGACGACGCTGGACGATGGCGCGAAGAGCCAGACCTACGTCGCCCAGCCTTTCACCCTCTCCCGCACGCCCAGCCGCATCGTCAGCCACCCGCCGGCGATCGGCGAGCACTCGGCCGAGATCATGGCCGAGATGGGCCTGCCCGAGGACGAGATCGCGGGGCTCAAGTCCCGCCAAGTGATCTGA
- a CDS encoding GntR family transcriptional regulator, which translates to MDLPSPPAPLSERARTALEELILSGELAPGARLNEVALAARLGLSRGPLREALRGLEREGLVAAGPAGQGMSVRRLEPEELAELYDMRALLQGFVLGRIAELAASGALPPGVMEGLRAQVAAMEADAGAGEAAGYYARNLAFHEVLLDAAGHRRAAGLYGSLLKESHLARQRSLARPAAMRESNAEHAAMLDAAAAGDVPRARALGEAHVAGGGKRRWLETLGLKA; encoded by the coding sequence ATGGACCTGCCCTCCCCACCGGCCCCGCTCTCCGAGCGCGCGCGCACCGCGCTGGAGGAGCTCATCCTCTCCGGCGAGCTGGCACCGGGGGCGCGACTGAACGAGGTGGCGCTGGCCGCCCGCCTCGGCCTCTCCCGCGGGCCGCTGCGCGAGGCGCTGCGCGGGCTGGAGCGGGAGGGGCTGGTGGCCGCCGGCCCCGCCGGCCAGGGCATGAGCGTGCGGCGGCTGGAGCCGGAGGAGCTGGCCGAGCTCTACGACATGCGCGCCCTGCTCCAGGGCTTCGTCCTCGGCCGCATCGCGGAGCTGGCGGCCTCGGGCGCCCTGCCGCCGGGGGTGATGGAGGGGCTGCGCGCGCAGGTAGCGGCGATGGAGGCCGATGCCGGGGCCGGCGAGGCGGCCGGCTACTATGCCCGCAACCTCGCCTTCCACGAGGTGCTGCTGGACGCCGCCGGGCACCGCCGCGCCGCCGGCCTCTACGGCTCCCTGCTGAAGGAGAGCCACCTGGCCCGCCAGCGCTCCCTCGCCCGCCCCGCGGCGATGCGGGAGAGCAACGCGGAGCACGCGGCGATGCTGGACGCGGCGGCCGCCGGCGATGTCCCCCGCGCCCGCGCCCTGGGGGAGGCCCATGTGGCCGGCGG